From a region of the Pseudomonas fulva 12-X genome:
- the pcaD gene encoding 3-oxoadipate enol-lactonase: protein MPVVSLADGDLNYLLEGPADAPVLVLSNSLGTNLHMWDAQIPAFTEHFRVLRYDTRGHGQSLVTPGFYSIEQNGRDVLALLDALNIDKVHFCGLSMGGLIGQWLAINAPSRVDRLVLCNTAAKIGNDEVWNTRIDTVLKGGEKAMRDLRDASIERWFTPAFAKAEPGKVEPIVTMLAQTSPQGYAGNCAAVRDADYREQIATIDVPTLIVCGTGDSVTTPEHGRFMQARIPGAELVEFDAAHLSNVQAGELFTGRVLSFLQTN from the coding sequence ATGCCTGTCGTTTCCCTCGCCGATGGCGACCTGAATTACCTGCTCGAAGGCCCAGCCGACGCACCGGTGCTGGTGTTGTCCAACTCCCTGGGCACCAACCTGCACATGTGGGATGCGCAGATTCCGGCGTTCACCGAGCACTTCCGCGTGCTGCGTTATGACACCCGTGGCCACGGCCAGTCGCTGGTCACGCCCGGCTTCTACAGCATCGAGCAGAACGGCCGCGACGTACTGGCGCTGCTCGATGCCCTGAACATCGACAAGGTGCATTTCTGCGGCCTGTCCATGGGCGGCCTGATCGGCCAGTGGCTGGCGATCAACGCGCCTTCTCGCGTGGATCGCCTGGTGCTGTGCAATACAGCCGCCAAAATCGGCAATGATGAGGTGTGGAACACCCGTATCGACACGGTGCTCAAGGGCGGCGAGAAGGCCATGCGCGATCTGCGTGATGCCTCCATCGAGCGCTGGTTCACCCCGGCGTTCGCCAAGGCCGAACCGGGCAAGGTCGAGCCCATCGTCACCATGCTGGCGCAGACCTCGCCCCAGGGCTACGCCGGTAACTGTGCAGCGGTGCGCGACGCCGACTACCGCGAGCAGATCGCCACGATCGACGTGCCGACCCTGATCGTGTGCGGCACCGGTGATTCGGTGACCACCCCCGAGCACGGTCGCTTCATGCAGGCGCGTATTCCGGGCGCCGAGCTGGTCGAGTTCGACGCCGCGCACCTGTCCAACGTGCAGGCTGGTGAGCTGTTCACCGGGCGTGTGCTGAGCTTTCTGCAAACCAATTGA
- a CDS encoding aldehyde dehydrogenase family protein: MTHQTPALYALSGRQYIDGGWTSGRSSRQLDDRDPFTGAQLLAMPMASRDDLDQAYLAAQRAQQEWAATTPAQKTELLNRLAQVIESRAEEITGWLIRESGSTRIKAGFECHATLNLVRECASMPFQVEGRILTSHKPGEQSFVFREPLGVVGVISPWNFPLYLSMRSVIPAVALGNTVVLKPASDTAVTGGLLIAHLFEEAGFPAGVLNVIVGAGSEIGDAFVEHQVPSFISFTGSTDVGRNVGRIATGGQYIKRVALELGGNSPLVVLDDADIEVAAHAAVVGRFLHQGQICMSVNRVIVDRKVYGDFAALVAERVKALKIGDPNLADTVIGPVINQAQLDGLLRKIDNAHAAGLTQMAGGQPSGLVLPPHVFGDVPAGQELAMEETFGPLLPLVVADDEQHALALANAGDYGLSSAVFTRDMARGLAFSRKLVAGMTHINDITVDDQPNAPFGGEKNSGLGRFNGHYALDEFTRAHWVTWQAGGHRYPF; encoded by the coding sequence ATGACTCACCAGACACCTGCCCTCTATGCCCTTTCCGGCCGCCAGTACATCGACGGCGGTTGGACCAGCGGACGATCCAGCCGCCAGCTCGATGACCGTGATCCGTTCACCGGCGCCCAGCTGCTGGCGATGCCGATGGCCTCGCGTGACGATCTCGACCAGGCCTACCTGGCTGCACAACGTGCCCAGCAGGAGTGGGCTGCCACCACGCCGGCGCAAAAGACCGAGCTGCTCAACCGTCTGGCGCAGGTCATCGAGTCGCGCGCTGAAGAAATTACCGGCTGGCTGATTCGTGAATCCGGCAGTACACGTATCAAGGCCGGCTTCGAATGCCACGCCACGCTCAATCTGGTGCGCGAATGCGCGAGCATGCCGTTCCAGGTCGAGGGGCGCATTCTCACCAGCCACAAACCGGGCGAGCAGAGCTTCGTGTTCCGCGAGCCGCTGGGCGTGGTGGGTGTCATCAGCCCCTGGAACTTCCCGCTGTACCTGAGCATGCGCTCGGTCATCCCGGCTGTGGCGCTGGGCAACACCGTGGTGCTCAAGCCCGCCAGCGACACGGCCGTGACCGGCGGCTTGCTGATCGCCCATCTGTTCGAAGAGGCAGGCTTTCCGGCTGGCGTACTCAACGTCATCGTCGGTGCCGGCTCGGAAATCGGTGATGCGTTCGTGGAGCATCAGGTACCCAGCTTCATTTCCTTTACCGGCTCGACCGATGTTGGCCGCAACGTCGGGCGTATCGCCACCGGCGGTCAGTACATCAAGCGCGTCGCCCTCGAACTCGGTGGCAACAGCCCGCTGGTGGTATTGGATGATGCCGACATCGAGGTGGCCGCTCACGCCGCCGTGGTCGGTCGCTTCCTGCATCAGGGGCAGATCTGCATGAGCGTCAACCGCGTCATCGTCGATCGCAAGGTCTACGGCGACTTCGCCGCACTGGTGGCCGAGCGGGTCAAGGCACTGAAGATCGGCGACCCGAACCTGGCCGATACGGTGATCGGCCCGGTCATCAACCAGGCCCAGCTCGATGGCCTGCTGCGCAAGATCGACAACGCCCACGCCGCCGGCCTCACTCAGATGGCAGGCGGTCAGCCCAGCGGCCTGGTATTGCCGCCGCATGTCTTCGGCGATGTGCCGGCCGGCCAGGAACTGGCGATGGAAGAGACCTTCGGCCCCTTGCTGCCGCTGGTGGTGGCCGACGATGAACAGCATGCCCTGGCACTGGCCAACGCCGGCGACTACGGGCTCTCCAGCGCCGTGTTCACCCGTGACATGGCACGTGGCCTGGCCTTCTCCCGAAAACTTGTAGCGGGCATGACACATATCAACGATATTACCGTTGACGACCAGCCAAACGCGCCTTTCGGTGGCGAGAAAAACTCCGGACTGGGTCGCTTCAATGGTCATTACGCGCTGGATGAGTTCACCCGTGCACACTGGGTCACCTGGCAGGCCGGGGGGCATCGTTACCCCTTCTGA
- the pcaC gene encoding 4-carboxymuconolactone decarboxylase: MDEKQRYDAGMQVRRAVLGDAHVDRSLEKLTPFNEEFQEMITRHAWGDIWTRPGLPRHTRSLITIAMLIGMNREGELKLHLKAAKNNGVTREEIKEVIMQSAIYCGIPAANATFHLAEELWDEVGVESLKD; the protein is encoded by the coding sequence ATGGACGAGAAACAACGCTATGACGCTGGCATGCAGGTTCGCCGTGCGGTGCTGGGCGATGCCCACGTCGACCGCAGCCTGGAAAAACTGACGCCGTTCAACGAAGAATTCCAGGAGATGATCACCCGCCACGCCTGGGGCGATATCTGGACGCGCCCGGGGCTGCCGCGCCACACCCGCAGCCTGATCACCATCGCCATGCTGATCGGCATGAACCGCGAAGGTGAATTGAAGCTGCACCTCAAGGCCGCCAAGAACAACGGCGTGACCCGCGAGGAAATCAAGGAAGTGATCATGCAGAGCGCGATCTACTGCGGTATTCCGGCTGCCAACGCCACCTTCCACCTGGCCGAAGAGCTGTGGGACGAAGTCGGCGTCGAGTCGCTGAAGGACTGA
- a CDS encoding methyl-accepting chemotaxis protein, protein MLLAVLLTVFLLTRRLVTRPVREVSESLAQIAQGNGDLRARLKVRSRDEIGHLASTFNSVLEQLAGLMGGVNGVASSLDRSLDGMGQSTEATANAANQQVVQVEMVASALTQLSQSASEVAGHAQRTFEQTCTATEQVQVGRSKMENNHATVIRLSEQVGSTAQKISSLAADSEGISTMVVTIRSIAEQTNLLALNAAIEAARAGEQGRGFAVVADEVRALASKTRQSTEEIERIVSQLQSAAEQAKQAMTGCQATLQETVLRSGEVSDYLEQVRTGIVSINAMNQLISQASQEQCRVANGVTESVSRIHELSESIFMSIHSLTDGGQRLKSQSQVLQDKMGQFQL, encoded by the coding sequence ATGTTGTTGGCCGTGTTGCTGACCGTCTTTCTGCTGACACGCCGCCTGGTCACCCGGCCGGTTCGGGAGGTCAGTGAATCGCTGGCCCAGATCGCCCAGGGCAATGGCGATCTGCGTGCCCGGCTGAAGGTCAGGAGCCGTGACGAGATCGGCCACCTGGCGAGCACCTTCAACAGTGTGCTCGAGCAGTTGGCAGGGCTGATGGGCGGTGTAAATGGTGTCGCCTCGTCACTCGATCGCTCTCTGGATGGTATGGGGCAGTCGACAGAGGCCACCGCCAATGCAGCCAATCAACAGGTGGTGCAAGTAGAAATGGTCGCCTCGGCGCTGACCCAGTTGTCGCAGTCGGCCAGTGAAGTGGCCGGGCATGCTCAGCGTACCTTCGAGCAGACCTGTACGGCGACGGAGCAGGTGCAGGTGGGCCGCAGCAAGATGGAAAATAACCATGCCACCGTTATCCGCCTGAGTGAGCAGGTCGGCAGCACGGCGCAAAAGATCAGCAGCCTTGCCGCCGATAGCGAGGGCATCAGTACGATGGTGGTGACGATCCGCTCCATCGCCGAGCAGACCAATCTGCTGGCCCTCAATGCGGCCATCGAGGCGGCGAGAGCTGGAGAGCAGGGGCGCGGTTTTGCGGTGGTGGCCGACGAAGTGCGTGCCCTGGCATCCAAAACCCGGCAGTCGACGGAGGAAATCGAGCGCATCGTTTCCCAGCTGCAAAGTGCTGCCGAGCAGGCCAAGCAGGCCATGACCGGCTGTCAGGCCACGTTGCAGGAAACCGTGCTGAGGTCTGGAGAAGTCAGCGATTACCTAGAGCAGGTGCGCACCGGCATCGTCAGCATCAACGCGATGAACCAGCTGATTTCCCAGGCCAGCCAGGAGCAGTGCCGGGTGGCCAATGGCGTCACCGAGTCGGTGAGTCGTATCCATGAACTCAGTGAAAGTATCTTCATGAGCATCCACAGCCTCACCGACGGCGGGCAACGCCTCAAGAGTCAGAGCCAGGTGCTGCAGGACAAAATGGGCCAGTTCCAGCTTTGA
- a CDS encoding helix-turn-helix domain-containing protein: MSTLASVSTDPYAQSDRLLKWREFMSNHLGQTPEHVRRLETSYFEALHDQPFTGRLEYGALGELHFCHMVCSPHRFTRSLSKTLAPAETPWLVILQMSEISHFEQGNKRHVLTPGEILLLDCGQPFNVTSMKGCEYLMLLCHGLGSRVGTVPEPHLNSRNGLVRMLQHMISDTYHQFPLMNATTASLLGQSITSLLQNTLENQRQQTHLERDFHFFKKSRIRSFIEQNLTDRELTIERIAEALECSVRTLHRAFKDETTSGLNEYIWQRRLARCAEELRKPENLPRSITDIAYAWGFSSSSHFSKAFRAMYGMPPRLFRESAMAGKPH; encoded by the coding sequence ATGAGTACACTCGCCTCCGTCAGTACCGACCCGTACGCGCAAAGCGACCGCCTGCTCAAGTGGCGCGAATTCATGAGTAACCACCTAGGCCAGACGCCGGAACATGTGCGCCGCCTGGAAACCAGTTACTTCGAAGCCCTGCATGACCAGCCTTTTACCGGCAGGCTGGAATACGGCGCGCTGGGCGAATTGCACTTTTGCCATATGGTCTGCAGCCCGCATCGTTTCACCCGCAGCCTGAGCAAGACCTTGGCGCCGGCTGAGACGCCCTGGCTGGTGATACTGCAGATGAGCGAGATCAGCCATTTCGAGCAAGGCAACAAGCGCCACGTCCTCACGCCTGGCGAAATACTGCTGCTCGACTGCGGCCAACCCTTCAATGTCACCAGCATGAAAGGTTGCGAATACCTGATGCTGCTGTGCCATGGCCTCGGCAGCCGAGTCGGTACAGTGCCCGAGCCACACCTCAATAGCCGCAATGGTCTGGTGCGCATGCTCCAGCACATGATCAGCGACACCTATCACCAGTTCCCGCTGATGAACGCGACTACTGCCAGCCTGCTCGGCCAGAGCATCACTTCGCTCTTGCAAAACACCCTGGAAAACCAGCGTCAGCAGACCCACCTGGAACGTGACTTCCACTTCTTCAAGAAAAGCCGGATCAGATCGTTTATCGAGCAGAACCTGACCGATCGCGAACTGACCATCGAGCGTATTGCCGAGGCCCTGGAGTGCTCGGTGCGCACTCTGCATCGTGCGTTCAAGGATGAAACCACCAGCGGGCTCAATGAATACATCTGGCAACGACGGCTGGCCCGCTGTGCCGAAGAGCTGCGCAAGCCGGAAAACCTCCCGCGCTCGATCACCGATATCGCCTACGCCTGGGGCTTCAGCAGCAGCTCGCATTTCAGCAAGGCATTCCGGGCGATGTACGGGATGCCGCCGCGGTTATTCCGCGAATCCGCCATGGCCGGCAAGCCGCACTGA
- a CDS encoding 3-carboxy-cis,cis-muconate cycloisomerase, which yields MSSRPASQLFDAYFTGAPMRQVFSDQGRVQGMLDFEAALARAEAAAGVIPHAVVADIQAACRAELYDFDALAVAIGSAGNSAIPLVKALGKRIAAGNPEAERYVHLGATSQDAMDSGLVLQLRTAIELLERDLETLSRQLAEQAQRHAATPMAGRTWLQHATPVTLGMKIAGWLGAIDRHRQRLDEIKPRLLCLQFGGASGSLAALGDKAWAVAGALAAELDLQLPEQPWHTQRDRLVEFASLLGLIAGSLGKLGRDLSLLMQTEVGELFEPSAPGKGGSSTMPHKRNPVGAAVLIGAATRAPGLVAIMFAAMPQEHERSLGLWHAEWETLPELCCLVSGALQQALILVPGLEVDAERMAANLELTRGLVLAEAVSIALAQRIGRDAAHHLVEQCCKQAVKEGAHLRDVLGANTEVSAQLSAEELDRLLDPAHYLGQARRWVERAVSLHRAANH from the coding sequence ATGAGTTCCAGGCCCGCTAGCCAGCTGTTCGATGCCTACTTCACGGGTGCGCCGATGCGCCAGGTGTTCAGCGACCAGGGTCGTGTGCAGGGCATGCTCGACTTCGAGGCAGCGCTGGCCCGGGCCGAAGCGGCGGCTGGTGTGATCCCGCATGCAGTTGTGGCCGATATTCAGGCCGCCTGCCGCGCCGAACTCTACGACTTCGACGCGCTGGCGGTGGCCATCGGCAGCGCCGGCAACTCGGCGATTCCGCTGGTCAAGGCCCTCGGCAAACGCATCGCGGCGGGCAACCCCGAGGCCGAGCGCTACGTGCATCTGGGCGCCACCAGTCAGGACGCCATGGACAGCGGCCTGGTGCTGCAGCTGCGCACCGCCATCGAACTGTTGGAGCGTGACCTCGAGACCTTGAGCCGGCAACTGGCCGAGCAGGCCCAGCGCCATGCGGCAACGCCGATGGCCGGCCGCACCTGGCTGCAGCATGCCACGCCGGTGACCCTGGGCATGAAGATCGCCGGCTGGCTGGGCGCCATCGATCGTCATCGTCAGCGCCTCGACGAAATCAAACCGCGCCTGCTATGCCTGCAGTTCGGCGGCGCCTCGGGCAGCCTGGCCGCATTGGGCGACAAGGCCTGGGCGGTGGCCGGTGCGTTGGCCGCCGAACTGGACCTGCAACTGCCCGAGCAGCCCTGGCACACCCAGCGTGATCGCCTGGTCGAGTTCGCCAGCCTGCTCGGCCTCATCGCCGGCAGCCTCGGCAAGCTGGGCCGCGACCTGAGTCTCTTGATGCAGACCGAAGTCGGCGAGCTGTTCGAGCCCTCGGCGCCCGGCAAGGGTGGCTCCTCGACCATGCCGCACAAGCGCAACCCGGTGGGCGCCGCGGTGCTGATCGGCGCCGCGACCCGCGCGCCTGGGTTGGTCGCCATCATGTTCGCGGCGATGCCTCAGGAGCACGAGCGCAGCCTGGGCCTGTGGCACGCCGAATGGGAGACGCTGCCCGAGTTGTGCTGCCTGGTTTCCGGCGCCCTGCAGCAGGCGCTGATTCTGGTGCCGGGCCTGGAAGTGGACGCCGAGCGCATGGCCGCCAACCTCGAACTGACCCGCGGCCTGGTGCTCGCCGAGGCGGTGAGCATCGCCCTGGCGCAACGCATCGGTCGCGACGCTGCCCACCACCTGGTCGAGCAATGCTGCAAGCAGGCGGTGAAGGAGGGTGCGCACCTGCGCGACGTGCTCGGCGCCAATACCGAGGTCAGCGCACAGCTGTCGGCCGAAGAACTGGATCGTCTGCTCGACCCTGCCCATTACCTGGGCCAGGCGCGGCGCTGGGTCGAACGCGCCGTATCCCTGCACCGCGCCGCGAATCACTGA
- a CDS encoding MFS family transporter, which produces MTTDTSTAYEAPNYSPEERRKRIFAIVGASSGNLVEWFDFYVYAFCAIYFAPAFFPSDDPTVQLLNTAGVFAAGFLMRPIGGWVFGRVADKYGRKVSMMISVLMMCLGSLAIACMPTYSSIGTLAPALLLLARLFQGLSVGGEYGTTATYMSEVALKGQRGFYASFQYVTLIGGQLLAVLVVVILQQALSEDELRAWGWRIPFVIGAMAAVVAFYLRRSLDETAKQDQIGNKESGSVAYLFKHHKAAFFTVLGYTAGGSLIFYTFTTYMQKYLVNSAGMSAKTASGIMTGALFLFMLMQPLFGALSDRIGRRASMLWFGALGAICTWPILALLHTVQSPVMAFLLIIAALAIVSLYTSISGLVKAEMFPPEVRALGVGLAYAVANALFGGSAEYVALGLKSIGMEQTFYWYVSGMMVLAFLVSLRLPRQASYLHHDH; this is translated from the coding sequence ATGACTACTGATACCAGCACGGCGTACGAAGCCCCCAACTACAGCCCGGAAGAGCGCCGCAAGCGCATCTTCGCCATCGTTGGTGCCTCGTCGGGCAACCTGGTCGAATGGTTCGACTTTTACGTGTATGCCTTCTGCGCGATCTACTTCGCGCCGGCCTTTTTTCCTTCCGACGACCCCACCGTGCAGTTGCTCAATACTGCTGGCGTTTTCGCTGCCGGCTTTCTGATGCGACCGATTGGTGGCTGGGTGTTTGGCCGCGTTGCGGACAAATACGGCCGCAAGGTCTCGATGATGATCTCGGTGCTGATGATGTGCCTGGGCTCGCTGGCCATCGCCTGCATGCCCACGTACAGCAGCATCGGCACTCTGGCGCCTGCGCTGCTGTTGCTGGCGCGCCTGTTCCAGGGCCTGTCGGTGGGCGGCGAGTACGGCACCACCGCCACCTACATGAGCGAAGTGGCGCTCAAGGGCCAGCGCGGCTTCTACGCCTCGTTCCAGTACGTCACCCTGATCGGCGGCCAGTTGCTGGCGGTGCTTGTGGTGGTGATCCTGCAGCAAGCGCTCAGTGAAGACGAATTGCGGGCCTGGGGCTGGCGCATCCCGTTCGTGATCGGCGCCATGGCCGCCGTGGTGGCGTTCTATCTGCGTCGCTCGCTGGACGAAACCGCCAAACAGGATCAGATCGGCAACAAGGAATCAGGCAGCGTCGCCTACCTGTTCAAGCACCACAAGGCCGCTTTCTTCACCGTGCTGGGCTACACCGCCGGTGGCTCGCTGATCTTCTACACCTTTACCACCTACATGCAGAAGTACCTGGTCAACTCGGCCGGCATGAGCGCCAAGACCGCCAGCGGCATCATGACCGGCGCGCTGTTCCTGTTCATGCTCATGCAGCCGCTGTTCGGTGCGCTGTCCGACCGTATCGGTCGCCGCGCCTCGATGCTCTGGTTCGGCGCCCTTGGGGCGATCTGCACCTGGCCGATCCTGGCCTTGCTGCATACGGTGCAGAGCCCGGTGATGGCCTTTCTGCTGATCATCGCGGCACTGGCCATCGTCAGCCTGTATACCTCCATCAGCGGCCTGGTGAAGGCCGAGATGTTCCCGCCGGAGGTGCGCGCCCTGGGCGTCGGCCTGGCTTACGCGGTGGCCAACGCATTGTTCGGCGGATCTGCGGAATATGTTGCCCTGGGGCTGAAATCCATCGGCATGGAACAGACCTTCTACTGGTACGTATCAGGCATGATGGTGCTGGCCTTTCTGGTCAGCCTGCGCCTGCCGCGCCAGGCCAGTTACCTGCACCATGATCATTGA